AGTAAATATACCAAAGTGttacaaattatattaaaagtttattttataacaaattttctaaaaataaattttagggaaaattattatgtgcatatattttgttataattaaaatattaaaaattatgtattttttagaaaaaaatatttgaaaatgaaaaatataatatttatatccataaatacttttaatgaataaaaCGAAGTTTATTACAACGGTTACACAATTAATTCTATTGAATATGCAAGAAATTaacaaatgaaataaaatttgttttttatagatatataatttatttataaattttagaACAAAAAACTATAGTAaacattaatattttggGAATAAATATCAAGTTATCAACATTATCTCAAACTACATATATTAGctcatttatttaataaataaaggtAAAAATGAGAGTCagtattttaaaatatgttctTTTTTCAATTGTTATTTGTTCTTTTGAATATGCCAAAAATGTAAGTTACactttattttcttttattattaataaaatttcacTATAGTTTTCGTATCTATTTGTTTCACATTAtcttatattattgtttcaTGTATTGGTAAAACACGTGTGTTAAGTTAAACCAACAATTAAAATTGGTTATATATGTGTTAATATCTCATTTCTTTTCAGGAACTATACTTTGTAAACGATAGAGGGATATACCTTGGACGGAATGTAGTGAACTTTAGAAATAATAGGATATTAGCATATGCAGATAACGAATTTgatttaaatgaattttatcAATCAACTTTGAGTCTTGCAAGTCAACTTGGTGATTGTGTTGAAGGTAACAAAGAAATAGAACACCTTCGAAATATTATAGATTCACATATAAAGAAGCATAAAGGAAGTAGCACATCActtgatttaaaaaatgtagatagtaagacaaaaaaaataattgatgACCTTCGAACAGAATTAGAAGAAGTAAAAAGAGAGATTGATAATAAAAGGAATGGTGAATTAGCAATACATTCGAtagatgataaaataataataaaaaaagatgaaaatagtTCTGTATCAGAGCATGAAGACTTTAACCAAttggaaaataatgaaaataataaaattgcaTCAAGTAATTGCTATATGAAATCAAAATTgactaaaa
The DNA window shown above is from Plasmodium berghei ANKA genome assembly, chromosome: 7 and carries:
- a CDS encoding fam-b protein yields the protein MRVSILKYVLFSIVICSFEYAKNELYFVNDRGIYLGRNVVNFRNNRILAYADNEFDLNEFYQSTLSLASQLGDCVEGNKEIEHLRNIIDSHIKKHKGSSTSLDLKNVDSKTKKIIDDLRTELEEVKREIDNKRNGELAIHSIDDKIIIKKDENSSVSEHEDFNQLENNENNKIASSNCYMKSKLTKKIKKELIRFFLSSLTFLAVAVSVLITGFPSLFILLIPSGVSIFFFQWRIIKCSFKLKKI